From the Xiphophorus maculatus strain JP 163 A chromosome 20, X_maculatus-5.0-male, whole genome shotgun sequence genome, one window contains:
- the LOC102236313 gene encoding transforming acidic coiled-coil-containing protein 1-like isoform X1 encodes MSWLSPVSWAKWTWTAVRGGEEDGEGQEANEEREQWGRREEEEEEERSQGSSSDSEGHFDTPEAATPVRAPQPVPGELENNTTNAGKADLEQEENLIVSVPVRDPETALGHNMGQDEPVVPVGDQLEINVQNQDQDQAEQPSENLDSFPGPDSASLKEETQSTALLSEPFEETNFLHEADPVAVPDTTLVPELDSVPVREPSVPDPTFIQEPDFVPSNEPSVQSHTFVPELDSVPSSEPAASSASQPPEEKPVADLEEHHSDLPSLAEPTQKTKTSKSKPPSFKIKAPVSPPPHTDEEQELPVRKATYNFDLDQLDDSFNPFTSGGSKIQNSPPPCGSSSPPRLEPLGSSSSACESTKKAQGDSEIIDQSLKEKPVVLEFGLGEGIVRKPPKKKLGGKRTTSKTAAKEQKPKDSETFCEPAPEATQPEPVLETAPEPLPQSVSEPVSEPLSEPVTTDSSAPLNLDDVPIPKTGTYNFDPSQWDDPNFNPFGSNSKVSSSPVLSKGSYSFDPDNLDDSIDPFKASKSLNNEDLSSSTAQPETKVKDHGKQKARQTPGEKKAKQIPKKNKERASTTSEQVKFLCFLLNSCKVQKYDESESLVLDVCSQGEDEVLVQTPEITQRVHHATDEEKLASTGLIGQTADSQEEREEQECNKAAVKKQPSSDLPAVDHIKITDHLPEKDTFSVKDDMTDLSMHQTAKLSSRDDPDPAALSQDGVPLTEMDKAAVLTLIREEIITKEIEVNEWKQKYEESRAEVMEMRKIVAEYEKTVAQMIEDQQQNKSLSSSKSVRQLTLERDQAVADLNSVERSFADLFRRYENMKGVLEGFKKNEEVLKKCAQDYLLRIKQEEQRYQTLKLHAEEKLDKANEEIAQVRAKADTESVALNASLRKEQMRVESLERAVLQKNQEIEELTKICDELIAKLGTE; translated from the exons ATGTCTTGGCTGTCTCCGGTGTCGTGGGCCAAATGGACGTGGACGGCGGTGCGAGGGGGAGAAGAGGATGGAGAAGGGCAGGAGGCCAACGAGGAAAGGGAGCAGTGGGgaaggagagaagaggaagaggaggaggagagatcTCAAGGCAGCAG CTCGGACTCTGAGGGTCATTTTGACACCCCTGAAGCAGCGACTCCCGTCCGCGCCCCTCAGCCCGTCCCGGGAGAGCTGGAGAACAACACCACCAATGCAGGCAAAGCAG atTTGGAGCAGGAGGAGAACCTGATAGTGTCTGTTCCTGTCAGGGATCCAGAAACTGCACTGGGCCACAACATGGGTCAGGATGAGCCTGTAGTCCCTGTGGGAGATCAGCTcgaaataaatgtgcaaaatcaaGACCAAGATCAAGCAGAGCAGCCCTCAGAAAACTTGGATTCTTTTCCCGGTCCTGATTCAGCCTCACTGAAGGAAGAAACTCAAAGCACAGCTCTCCTTTCTGAGCCATTTGAAGAGACAAACTTCCTCCATGAAGCAGACCCAGTCGCAGTTCCAGATACTACTTTGGTGCCAGAATTAGACTCTGTTCCAGTTAGGGAACCTTCAGTCCCAGATCCTACTTTTATTCAAGAACCAGACTTTGTTCCAAGCAATGAACCTTCAGTTCAAAGTCATACTTTTGTCCCTGAACTCGACTCAGTACCAAGCAGTGAACCTGCAGCATCAAGTGCTTCACAGCCTCCCGAGGAGAAACCTGTTGCTGATCTAGAGGAACATCACAGCGATCTCCCCAGCCTTGCAGAACCTactcaaaagacaaaaaccagCAAGTCCAAGCCTCCatccttcaaaataaaggctCCAGTAAGTCCTCCTCCTCATACAGATGAGGAACAAGAACTCCCTGTTCGCAAGGCTACGTACAACTTTGACCTCGACCAACTGGACGACAGCTTCAACCCTTTCACCAGTGGTGGATCCAAAATCCAGAACTCTCCTCCACCATGTGGTTCAAGCTCTCCCCCCAGGCTAGAACCACTTGGGAGCTCATCATCTGCTTGTGAGTCCACCAAAAAAGCTCAAGGAGACTCAGAAATTATAGATCAGTCTTTAAAGGAAAAGCCTGTGGTGCTGGAGTTTGGTCTGGGTGAAGGAATTGTTAGAAAGCCCCCTAAAAAGAAATTAGGAGGGAAAAGGACAACCAGCAAGACTGCTGCAAAGGAGCAGAAACCAAAAGACTCTGAGACTTTTTGCGAACCAGCACCAGAAGCGACGCAACCTGAACCGGTGTTAGAAACGGCACCAGAACCGCTTCCCCAATCTGTTTCCGAGCCTGTTTCAGAACCACTTTCAGAACCTGTAACAACAGACTCCTCTGCACCTCTGAATCTGGACGATGTTCCTATTCCCAAAACCGGAACTTATAACTTTGACCCCAGTCAATGGGACGACCCAAACTTCAATCCATTTGGTAGCAACAGCAAAGTGAGCAGCTCTCCTGTGCTCTCAAAGGGCTCATACAGCTTCGACCCAGACAACCTCGATGACTCCATAGACCCTTTTAAAGCATCAAAATCCCTGAACAACGAGGATTTGTCCAGCAGCACCGCCCAACCTGAGACAAAGGTAAAAGATCATGGCAAACAGAAGGCAAGACAGACCCCCGGGGAGAAGAAAGCGAAGCAGattccaaagaaaaacaaagagagagcaTCCAC GACATCTGAGCAAGTcaagtttctctgttttctgtt GAATTCCTGTAAAGTCCAGAAATATGATGAAAGCGAGTCGCTAGTCCTCGATGTTTGTAGtcag GGGGAAGACGAAGTGCTGGTTCAGACTCCGGAGATCACTCAGCGGGTCCATCACGCCACAGACGAGGAGAAACTGGCCTCCACAGGCCTGATTGGCCAGACGGCCGACAGtcaggaagagagagaggagcAGGAATGCAATAAAGCAGCTGTGAAGAAACAGCCGTCCAGCGATTTACCTGCTGTAGATC aTATCAAGATTACAGATCATCTGCCAGAGAAGGACACCTTCAGCGTGAAAGATGATATG ACTGATTTATCAATGCACCAGACTGCAAAACTGAGCAGCCGTGACGACCCTGACCCGGCAGCCCTATCACAGGACGGCGTCCCTCTGACCGAGATGGACAAAGCTGCGGTGCTGACCCTGATCAGAGAGGAG ATTATCACTAAAGAGATTGAGGTCAACGagtggaaacaaaaatatgagGAGAGCAGAGCGGAGGTTATGGAAATGAG GAAAATAGTTGCAGAATATGAAAAAACAGTTGCCCAGATGATTG AGGATCAGCAGCAGAACAAGAGCCTCTCCTCCAGTAAGTCAGTCAGGCAGCTGACGTTGGAGCGCGATCAGGCCGTGGCCGACCTGAACTCTGTGGAGAGATCCTTCGCAGATCTCTTCAGGAGGTATGAGAACATGAAGGGAGTCCTGGAGGGCTTCAAGAAG AATGAGGAGGTGTTGAAGAAGTGTGCGCAAGATTACCTACTTCGTATCaagcaggaggagcagagatATCAAACCTTAAAACTCCATGCTGAGGAGAAACTGGACAA GGCCAATGAGGAGATAGCCCAGGTACGCGCAAAGGCTGATACCGAGAGCGTGGCGCTGAATGCGAGCCTGAGGAAGGAGCAAATGAGGGTGGAGTCCCTTGAAAGAGCTGTCCTTCAAAAG AATCAAGAAATTGAGGAACTGACCAAGATCTGCGATGAGCTGATCGCCAAGCTGGGAACAGAATGA
- the LOC102236313 gene encoding transforming acidic coiled-coil-containing protein 1-like isoform X2, translated as MSWLSPVSWAKWTWTAVRGGEEDGEGQEANEEREQWGRREEEEEEERSQGSSSDSEGHFDTPEAATPVRAPQPVPGELENNTTNAGKADLEQEENLIVSVPVRDPETALGHNMGQDEPVVPVGDQLEINVQNQDQDQAEQPSENLDSFPGPDSASLKEETQSTALLSEPFEETNFLHEADPVAVPDTTLVPELDSVPVREPSVPDPTFIQEPDFVPSNEPSVQSHTFVPELDSVPSSEPAASSASQPPEEKPVADLEEHHSDLPSLAEPTQKTKTSKSKPPSFKIKAPVSPPPHTDEEQELPVRKATYNFDLDQLDDSFNPFTSGGSKIQNSPPPCGSSSPPRLEPLGSSSSACESTKKAQGDSEIIDQSLKEKPVVLEFGLGEGIVRKPPKKKLGGKRTTSKTAAKEQKPKDSETFCEPAPEATQPEPVLETAPEPLPQSVSEPVSEPLSEPVTTDSSAPLNLDDVPIPKTGTYNFDPSQWDDPNFNPFGSNSKVSSSPVLSKGSYSFDPDNLDDSIDPFKASKSLNNEDLSSSTAQPETKVKDHGKQKARQTPGEKKAKQIPKKNKERASTNSCKVQKYDESESLVLDVCSQGEDEVLVQTPEITQRVHHATDEEKLASTGLIGQTADSQEEREEQECNKAAVKKQPSSDLPAVDHIKITDHLPEKDTFSVKDDMTDLSMHQTAKLSSRDDPDPAALSQDGVPLTEMDKAAVLTLIREEIITKEIEVNEWKQKYEESRAEVMEMRKIVAEYEKTVAQMIEDQQQNKSLSSSKSVRQLTLERDQAVADLNSVERSFADLFRRYENMKGVLEGFKKNEEVLKKCAQDYLLRIKQEEQRYQTLKLHAEEKLDKANEEIAQVRAKADTESVALNASLRKEQMRVESLERAVLQKNQEIEELTKICDELIAKLGTE; from the exons ATGTCTTGGCTGTCTCCGGTGTCGTGGGCCAAATGGACGTGGACGGCGGTGCGAGGGGGAGAAGAGGATGGAGAAGGGCAGGAGGCCAACGAGGAAAGGGAGCAGTGGGgaaggagagaagaggaagaggaggaggagagatcTCAAGGCAGCAG CTCGGACTCTGAGGGTCATTTTGACACCCCTGAAGCAGCGACTCCCGTCCGCGCCCCTCAGCCCGTCCCGGGAGAGCTGGAGAACAACACCACCAATGCAGGCAAAGCAG atTTGGAGCAGGAGGAGAACCTGATAGTGTCTGTTCCTGTCAGGGATCCAGAAACTGCACTGGGCCACAACATGGGTCAGGATGAGCCTGTAGTCCCTGTGGGAGATCAGCTcgaaataaatgtgcaaaatcaaGACCAAGATCAAGCAGAGCAGCCCTCAGAAAACTTGGATTCTTTTCCCGGTCCTGATTCAGCCTCACTGAAGGAAGAAACTCAAAGCACAGCTCTCCTTTCTGAGCCATTTGAAGAGACAAACTTCCTCCATGAAGCAGACCCAGTCGCAGTTCCAGATACTACTTTGGTGCCAGAATTAGACTCTGTTCCAGTTAGGGAACCTTCAGTCCCAGATCCTACTTTTATTCAAGAACCAGACTTTGTTCCAAGCAATGAACCTTCAGTTCAAAGTCATACTTTTGTCCCTGAACTCGACTCAGTACCAAGCAGTGAACCTGCAGCATCAAGTGCTTCACAGCCTCCCGAGGAGAAACCTGTTGCTGATCTAGAGGAACATCACAGCGATCTCCCCAGCCTTGCAGAACCTactcaaaagacaaaaaccagCAAGTCCAAGCCTCCatccttcaaaataaaggctCCAGTAAGTCCTCCTCCTCATACAGATGAGGAACAAGAACTCCCTGTTCGCAAGGCTACGTACAACTTTGACCTCGACCAACTGGACGACAGCTTCAACCCTTTCACCAGTGGTGGATCCAAAATCCAGAACTCTCCTCCACCATGTGGTTCAAGCTCTCCCCCCAGGCTAGAACCACTTGGGAGCTCATCATCTGCTTGTGAGTCCACCAAAAAAGCTCAAGGAGACTCAGAAATTATAGATCAGTCTTTAAAGGAAAAGCCTGTGGTGCTGGAGTTTGGTCTGGGTGAAGGAATTGTTAGAAAGCCCCCTAAAAAGAAATTAGGAGGGAAAAGGACAACCAGCAAGACTGCTGCAAAGGAGCAGAAACCAAAAGACTCTGAGACTTTTTGCGAACCAGCACCAGAAGCGACGCAACCTGAACCGGTGTTAGAAACGGCACCAGAACCGCTTCCCCAATCTGTTTCCGAGCCTGTTTCAGAACCACTTTCAGAACCTGTAACAACAGACTCCTCTGCACCTCTGAATCTGGACGATGTTCCTATTCCCAAAACCGGAACTTATAACTTTGACCCCAGTCAATGGGACGACCCAAACTTCAATCCATTTGGTAGCAACAGCAAAGTGAGCAGCTCTCCTGTGCTCTCAAAGGGCTCATACAGCTTCGACCCAGACAACCTCGATGACTCCATAGACCCTTTTAAAGCATCAAAATCCCTGAACAACGAGGATTTGTCCAGCAGCACCGCCCAACCTGAGACAAAGGTAAAAGATCATGGCAAACAGAAGGCAAGACAGACCCCCGGGGAGAAGAAAGCGAAGCAGattccaaagaaaaacaaagagagagcaTCCAC GAATTCCTGTAAAGTCCAGAAATATGATGAAAGCGAGTCGCTAGTCCTCGATGTTTGTAGtcag GGGGAAGACGAAGTGCTGGTTCAGACTCCGGAGATCACTCAGCGGGTCCATCACGCCACAGACGAGGAGAAACTGGCCTCCACAGGCCTGATTGGCCAGACGGCCGACAGtcaggaagagagagaggagcAGGAATGCAATAAAGCAGCTGTGAAGAAACAGCCGTCCAGCGATTTACCTGCTGTAGATC aTATCAAGATTACAGATCATCTGCCAGAGAAGGACACCTTCAGCGTGAAAGATGATATG ACTGATTTATCAATGCACCAGACTGCAAAACTGAGCAGCCGTGACGACCCTGACCCGGCAGCCCTATCACAGGACGGCGTCCCTCTGACCGAGATGGACAAAGCTGCGGTGCTGACCCTGATCAGAGAGGAG ATTATCACTAAAGAGATTGAGGTCAACGagtggaaacaaaaatatgagGAGAGCAGAGCGGAGGTTATGGAAATGAG GAAAATAGTTGCAGAATATGAAAAAACAGTTGCCCAGATGATTG AGGATCAGCAGCAGAACAAGAGCCTCTCCTCCAGTAAGTCAGTCAGGCAGCTGACGTTGGAGCGCGATCAGGCCGTGGCCGACCTGAACTCTGTGGAGAGATCCTTCGCAGATCTCTTCAGGAGGTATGAGAACATGAAGGGAGTCCTGGAGGGCTTCAAGAAG AATGAGGAGGTGTTGAAGAAGTGTGCGCAAGATTACCTACTTCGTATCaagcaggaggagcagagatATCAAACCTTAAAACTCCATGCTGAGGAGAAACTGGACAA GGCCAATGAGGAGATAGCCCAGGTACGCGCAAAGGCTGATACCGAGAGCGTGGCGCTGAATGCGAGCCTGAGGAAGGAGCAAATGAGGGTGGAGTCCCTTGAAAGAGCTGTCCTTCAAAAG AATCAAGAAATTGAGGAACTGACCAAGATCTGCGATGAGCTGATCGCCAAGCTGGGAACAGAATGA
- the LOC102236313 gene encoding transforming acidic coiled-coil-containing protein 1-like isoform X3, whose protein sequence is MGGTQSQDRKRSIRRTSFRNVIKNITSDSEGHFDTPEAATPVRAPQPVPGELENNTTNAGKADLEQEENLIVSVPVRDPETALGHNMGQDEPVVPVGDQLEINVQNQDQDQAEQPSENLDSFPGPDSASLKEETQSTALLSEPFEETNFLHEADPVAVPDTTLVPELDSVPVREPSVPDPTFIQEPDFVPSNEPSVQSHTFVPELDSVPSSEPAASSASQPPEEKPVADLEEHHSDLPSLAEPTQKTKTSKSKPPSFKIKAPVSPPPHTDEEQELPVRKATYNFDLDQLDDSFNPFTSGGSKIQNSPPPCGSSSPPRLEPLGSSSSACESTKKAQGDSEIIDQSLKEKPVVLEFGLGEGIVRKPPKKKLGGKRTTSKTAAKEQKPKDSETFCEPAPEATQPEPVLETAPEPLPQSVSEPVSEPLSEPVTTDSSAPLNLDDVPIPKTGTYNFDPSQWDDPNFNPFGSNSKVSSSPVLSKGSYSFDPDNLDDSIDPFKASKSLNNEDLSSSTAQPETKVKDHGKQKARQTPGEKKAKQIPKKNKERASTTSEQVKFLCFLLNSCKVQKYDESESLVLDVCSQGEDEVLVQTPEITQRVHHATDEEKLASTGLIGQTADSQEEREEQECNKAAVKKQPSSDLPAVDHIKITDHLPEKDTFSVKDDMTDLSMHQTAKLSSRDDPDPAALSQDGVPLTEMDKAAVLTLIREEIITKEIEVNEWKQKYEESRAEVMEMRKIVAEYEKTVAQMIEDQQQNKSLSSSKSVRQLTLERDQAVADLNSVERSFADLFRRYENMKGVLEGFKKNEEVLKKCAQDYLLRIKQEEQRYQTLKLHAEEKLDKANEEIAQVRAKADTESVALNASLRKEQMRVESLERAVLQKNQEIEELTKICDELIAKLGTE, encoded by the exons CTCGGACTCTGAGGGTCATTTTGACACCCCTGAAGCAGCGACTCCCGTCCGCGCCCCTCAGCCCGTCCCGGGAGAGCTGGAGAACAACACCACCAATGCAGGCAAAGCAG atTTGGAGCAGGAGGAGAACCTGATAGTGTCTGTTCCTGTCAGGGATCCAGAAACTGCACTGGGCCACAACATGGGTCAGGATGAGCCTGTAGTCCCTGTGGGAGATCAGCTcgaaataaatgtgcaaaatcaaGACCAAGATCAAGCAGAGCAGCCCTCAGAAAACTTGGATTCTTTTCCCGGTCCTGATTCAGCCTCACTGAAGGAAGAAACTCAAAGCACAGCTCTCCTTTCTGAGCCATTTGAAGAGACAAACTTCCTCCATGAAGCAGACCCAGTCGCAGTTCCAGATACTACTTTGGTGCCAGAATTAGACTCTGTTCCAGTTAGGGAACCTTCAGTCCCAGATCCTACTTTTATTCAAGAACCAGACTTTGTTCCAAGCAATGAACCTTCAGTTCAAAGTCATACTTTTGTCCCTGAACTCGACTCAGTACCAAGCAGTGAACCTGCAGCATCAAGTGCTTCACAGCCTCCCGAGGAGAAACCTGTTGCTGATCTAGAGGAACATCACAGCGATCTCCCCAGCCTTGCAGAACCTactcaaaagacaaaaaccagCAAGTCCAAGCCTCCatccttcaaaataaaggctCCAGTAAGTCCTCCTCCTCATACAGATGAGGAACAAGAACTCCCTGTTCGCAAGGCTACGTACAACTTTGACCTCGACCAACTGGACGACAGCTTCAACCCTTTCACCAGTGGTGGATCCAAAATCCAGAACTCTCCTCCACCATGTGGTTCAAGCTCTCCCCCCAGGCTAGAACCACTTGGGAGCTCATCATCTGCTTGTGAGTCCACCAAAAAAGCTCAAGGAGACTCAGAAATTATAGATCAGTCTTTAAAGGAAAAGCCTGTGGTGCTGGAGTTTGGTCTGGGTGAAGGAATTGTTAGAAAGCCCCCTAAAAAGAAATTAGGAGGGAAAAGGACAACCAGCAAGACTGCTGCAAAGGAGCAGAAACCAAAAGACTCTGAGACTTTTTGCGAACCAGCACCAGAAGCGACGCAACCTGAACCGGTGTTAGAAACGGCACCAGAACCGCTTCCCCAATCTGTTTCCGAGCCTGTTTCAGAACCACTTTCAGAACCTGTAACAACAGACTCCTCTGCACCTCTGAATCTGGACGATGTTCCTATTCCCAAAACCGGAACTTATAACTTTGACCCCAGTCAATGGGACGACCCAAACTTCAATCCATTTGGTAGCAACAGCAAAGTGAGCAGCTCTCCTGTGCTCTCAAAGGGCTCATACAGCTTCGACCCAGACAACCTCGATGACTCCATAGACCCTTTTAAAGCATCAAAATCCCTGAACAACGAGGATTTGTCCAGCAGCACCGCCCAACCTGAGACAAAGGTAAAAGATCATGGCAAACAGAAGGCAAGACAGACCCCCGGGGAGAAGAAAGCGAAGCAGattccaaagaaaaacaaagagagagcaTCCAC GACATCTGAGCAAGTcaagtttctctgttttctgtt GAATTCCTGTAAAGTCCAGAAATATGATGAAAGCGAGTCGCTAGTCCTCGATGTTTGTAGtcag GGGGAAGACGAAGTGCTGGTTCAGACTCCGGAGATCACTCAGCGGGTCCATCACGCCACAGACGAGGAGAAACTGGCCTCCACAGGCCTGATTGGCCAGACGGCCGACAGtcaggaagagagagaggagcAGGAATGCAATAAAGCAGCTGTGAAGAAACAGCCGTCCAGCGATTTACCTGCTGTAGATC aTATCAAGATTACAGATCATCTGCCAGAGAAGGACACCTTCAGCGTGAAAGATGATATG ACTGATTTATCAATGCACCAGACTGCAAAACTGAGCAGCCGTGACGACCCTGACCCGGCAGCCCTATCACAGGACGGCGTCCCTCTGACCGAGATGGACAAAGCTGCGGTGCTGACCCTGATCAGAGAGGAG ATTATCACTAAAGAGATTGAGGTCAACGagtggaaacaaaaatatgagGAGAGCAGAGCGGAGGTTATGGAAATGAG GAAAATAGTTGCAGAATATGAAAAAACAGTTGCCCAGATGATTG AGGATCAGCAGCAGAACAAGAGCCTCTCCTCCAGTAAGTCAGTCAGGCAGCTGACGTTGGAGCGCGATCAGGCCGTGGCCGACCTGAACTCTGTGGAGAGATCCTTCGCAGATCTCTTCAGGAGGTATGAGAACATGAAGGGAGTCCTGGAGGGCTTCAAGAAG AATGAGGAGGTGTTGAAGAAGTGTGCGCAAGATTACCTACTTCGTATCaagcaggaggagcagagatATCAAACCTTAAAACTCCATGCTGAGGAGAAACTGGACAA GGCCAATGAGGAGATAGCCCAGGTACGCGCAAAGGCTGATACCGAGAGCGTGGCGCTGAATGCGAGCCTGAGGAAGGAGCAAATGAGGGTGGAGTCCCTTGAAAGAGCTGTCCTTCAAAAG AATCAAGAAATTGAGGAACTGACCAAGATCTGCGATGAGCTGATCGCCAAGCTGGGAACAGAATGA